Proteins from a genomic interval of Qipengyuania sp. JC766:
- a CDS encoding OmpH family outer membrane protein: MKFSKKTVLAAGIAMAATATVAAPAAAQVNGIAYTSPEAVYLNSSARQAAYAEIANTYATQLQQIETLQQEADTLIASADANGDGNTTNEEIAANASVRTQLEQKQQQLAQASTPIAIARYFVVEQLMNNYDAVEQQVVSANNVQFIFNPDVFQYAPPAANITEKMITQFNASVPSVSATPPANYQPRRTAITMHDTLQQLLLYRAQAAAYQQQQQGAQQAAQPAQQPTGR, from the coding sequence ATGAAATTCTCCAAGAAAACCGTGCTTGCCGCCGGCATCGCCATGGCTGCGACCGCGACTGTCGCCGCCCCCGCCGCCGCGCAGGTGAACGGCATCGCCTATACCAGCCCGGAAGCGGTCTATCTGAACTCCTCCGCGCGACAGGCGGCCTATGCGGAAATCGCGAACACCTACGCGACACAGCTGCAGCAGATCGAGACGCTCCAGCAGGAGGCGGACACGCTGATCGCGAGCGCCGATGCCAATGGCGACGGCAACACGACCAACGAAGAAATCGCCGCGAACGCTTCCGTGCGCACGCAGCTCGAACAGAAGCAGCAGCAGCTCGCGCAGGCCAGCACGCCGATCGCCATCGCCCGCTATTTCGTGGTCGAGCAGCTGATGAATAATTACGACGCGGTGGAACAGCAGGTCGTTTCCGCGAACAACGTGCAGTTCATCTTCAATCCGGACGTGTTCCAGTACGCGCCGCCGGCCGCGAACATCACCGAAAAGATGATCACGCAGTTCAATGCGAGCGTCCCCAGCGTCTCCGCGACGCCACCGGCCAATTACCAGCCGCGCCGTACCGCGATCACCATGCATGACACTCTCCAGCAGCTGCTCCTCTACCGCGCGCAGGCCGCGGCCTATCAGCAGCAACAGCAGGGTG